From a single Armatimonadota bacterium genomic region:
- a CDS encoding shikimate kinase, which produces MANIVLIGPPGVGKSTVGVLLAKALSMPFADTDIIIQAAEGRRLQDILDSEGDDAFREIEERHILALDLKNHVVATGGSVVYSPAAMAHLKAVGRIVFLNLPCETLLERIQDLDTRGVVLPSPQTFRDMYAERLPLYEKYADFIVECTGLSHQQVVDRIAGKVGME; this is translated from the coding sequence GTGGCCAACATCGTGTTGATCGGGCCGCCGGGCGTCGGCAAGAGCACCGTCGGAGTGCTCCTCGCCAAAGCGCTGTCGATGCCGTTTGCCGATACCGACATCATCATCCAGGCCGCCGAGGGGCGACGCCTGCAGGATATCCTCGATTCCGAGGGGGACGATGCCTTCCGCGAGATCGAGGAGCGGCACATCCTGGCGCTCGACCTCAAGAACCACGTCGTCGCGACCGGCGGAAGCGTCGTGTACAGTCCGGCGGCGATGGCGCACCTGAAGGCCGTGGGGCGAATCGTGTTCCTGAACTTACCCTGCGAGACGCTCCTCGAGCGCATCCAGGACCTCGATACTCGGGGCGTCGTGCTCCCGTCGCCGCAGACCTTCCGCGACATGTACGCCGAGCGCCTGCCGCTCTACGAGAAGTACGCTGATTTCATCGTCGAGTGCACAGGCCTCTCCCACCAGCAGGTCGTGGACCGGATCGCGGGGAAAGTAGGGATGGAATGA
- the deoC gene encoding deoxyribose-phosphate aldolase: MRRAAGGKSVYTREQFSKLIDNTYLKAAATREEMVRFIEEGRQHHFAALVVFPYWVPLAVKMLDGTDVKVCTPIGFPYGTVTRSTKVYEARNAVTNGAGELDVVMNVSALKSGDIEYVQRELSEIVSAAQLSGLTEDSRRTLVKVIIETPALTDDEKITACEIVRDCGADFVKTSTGTAGNGGALLEDIRLIRTVLGPSIGVKAAGGIRTIEHAMDLLDAGANRLGTSTGIALVEMYNPEELLKPVQQ, encoded by the coding sequence ATGCGACGCGCGGCGGGAGGTAAGTCGGTGTATACACGAGAGCAGTTTTCCAAGCTCATAGACAACACGTATCTGAAGGCTGCGGCGACCAGGGAAGAGATGGTCCGGTTCATCGAGGAAGGGCGCCAGCACCATTTCGCCGCGCTCGTTGTCTTCCCCTACTGGGTTCCCCTGGCCGTCAAGATGCTGGACGGCACCGACGTGAAGGTCTGCACGCCGATCGGCTTCCCCTACGGCACGGTCACCCGCTCGACAAAGGTCTACGAGGCGCGAAACGCCGTCACGAACGGCGCGGGCGAACTCGACGTCGTCATGAACGTCTCGGCGCTGAAGTCCGGCGACATCGAGTACGTCCAGCGCGAGCTTTCCGAGATAGTGAGCGCTGCCCAGCTCTCCGGCCTCACCGAGGACTCCCGCCGCACGCTCGTCAAAGTCATCATCGAGACCCCCGCTCTCACCGATGACGAGAAGATCACCGCCTGCGAGATCGTGCGCGACTGCGGGGCGGACTTCGTCAAGACCTCGACCGGCACGGCCGGCAACGGCGGCGCGCTCCTGGAGGACATCCGCCTGATCCGGACGGTCCTCGGCCCCTCCATCGGCGTGAAGGCCGCCGGGGGCATACGAACCATCGAGCACGCGATGGACCTCCTCGACGCGGGCGCCAACCGGCTCGGCACCAGCACGGGCATCGCGCTCGTCGAGATGTACAACCCCGAAGAACTGCTCAAGCCCGTTCAGCAGTAG
- a CDS encoding sulfatase: MDRTMAAPGRKPNFLFILMDDMGWADLGCYGSKYHETPNIDKLAARGMRFTQAYAACPVCSPTRASIMTGRYPARIGLTDWIAGHKKENPKLLVPAFHQELPLEEITIAEVLKSNGYATAAVGKWHLGTEPFWPEKQGFDFNFGGTHRGSPGSHFYPYGIPNITTGKEGEYLDDRLTDEAMKFLDANKDRPFLLYMPHYAVHTPLQAPEDLADKYEAKAGDAKGQSDPRYAAMIENADRNIGRLMKKLDDLKLTDNTVIIFMSDNGGLQRATRNDPLRGGKTMLYEGGIREPMFVVWPGVVKPGTTCGGVVTSTDFFPTMLEIAGIRKAAETAKDGVSFVPLLKQTGKLHRDAVYWHYPHYHPAGAWPGGAIRAGDWKLIEYFEDGGRVELYNLRDDVSETRDLAKEMPGKARALRARLAAWRKSVDAPMPTVNPDYDPSKDKPQEPVVW; encoded by the coding sequence ATGGATCGGACGATGGCCGCGCCCGGTCGGAAGCCGAACTTCCTATTCATCCTGATGGACGACATGGGCTGGGCCGACCTCGGCTGTTACGGCAGCAAGTACCACGAGACGCCGAACATAGACAAGCTCGCGGCCCGGGGGATGAGGTTCACGCAGGCTTACGCGGCGTGCCCCGTATGCTCGCCGACGCGCGCCAGCATCATGACCGGCAGGTATCCCGCACGCATTGGTCTGACCGACTGGATCGCCGGCCACAAGAAAGAGAACCCGAAGCTGCTCGTCCCGGCGTTCCACCAGGAGTTGCCGCTGGAGGAGATCACCATCGCGGAGGTGCTCAAGTCGAACGGCTACGCCACCGCCGCCGTCGGCAAGTGGCACCTCGGCACGGAGCCGTTCTGGCCGGAGAAACAGGGCTTCGACTTCAACTTCGGCGGCACACACCGGGGCAGCCCGGGGAGCCACTTCTACCCCTACGGGATTCCGAACATCACCACCGGCAAGGAAGGCGAGTACCTGGACGACCGCCTGACCGACGAGGCGATGAAGTTCCTGGACGCCAACAAGGACAGGCCGTTCCTGCTCTACATGCCGCACTATGCGGTGCACACCCCGCTCCAGGCTCCCGAGGACCTGGCGGACAAGTACGAGGCGAAGGCCGGGGATGCGAAGGGGCAGAGCGACCCGAGGTACGCGGCGATGATCGAGAACGCCGACAGGAACATCGGCCGGCTGATGAAGAAGCTCGACGACCTGAAACTGACCGACAACACCGTGATCATCTTCATGTCCGACAACGGCGGACTGCAGAGAGCGACGCGCAACGACCCTCTCCGGGGCGGGAAGACCATGCTCTACGAGGGAGGAATCCGCGAGCCGATGTTCGTCGTGTGGCCGGGAGTCGTGAAGCCCGGCACGACCTGCGGCGGCGTCGTGACCAGCACCGACTTCTTCCCCACGATGCTCGAGATCGCCGGCATCAGGAAGGCCGCCGAGACCGCGAAGGACGGTGTCAGCTTCGTCCCGCTCCTCAAGCAGACGGGCAAGCTGCACCGCGACGCGGTCTACTGGCACTACCCGCACTACCACCCCGCGGGCGCGTGGCCCGGTGGGGCGATCCGGGCGGGCGACTGGAAGCTGATCGAGTACTTCGAGGACGGCGGCCGGGTGGAGTTGTACAACCTGAGGGACGATGTGTCCGAGACCCGCGACCTCGCGAAGGAGATGCCGGGGAAGGCGAGGGCGCTCAGGGCGCGGCTCGCGGCGTGGCGCAAGTCGGTGGACGCCCCGATGCCGACCGTGAACCCGGACTACGACCCGTCGAAGGACAAGCCTCAGGAGCCGGTCGTCTGGTGA
- a CDS encoding AAC(3) family N-acetyltransferase, which translates to MELTRDDIVRGLRDLGVSKGDVLMVHSSLSSLGRVEGGADTVIDALVEAVGPTGTVAMPTLYIPSISSGEVFDVEQSPSHMGTITEVFRTRPGTVRSVHPTHPIAASGARADELVADHAKAPTACGEGTPFSRLIEWGGKVLLLGVDQDRNTLLHTAEDYADCPYLTPRRVSYRDPRDGTVKEITLQRFPGPHRDFIGLDPLFRDAGVMRVGRIGKAVCRLMDAAGTVRAAVEALKADPAAVLCENPACADCVRQRGAVRRKALASEEFTLSVRIDEPTDFEDLARELWGFGITAVEIGPELLRQMMGYGMEPSLKAVLDSGLSVTGVEVTGTKSIPDAVRFAASVGAGSIIKAAPRGDLTGALSRLKAFAEESSARRLPLLVRNDSTSTVNTAESTRVLKDLGVGLAFDPAEFAAVGQHPFLNVYYHGLSKSLVRQLYVKDGTFGGEPTEPGYGNGEVKELISILRCRGFDGPMVIWPRGSIASSCRAFWDLLTAM; encoded by the coding sequence TTGGAGTTGACCAGAGACGACATCGTTCGCGGACTGCGCGACCTCGGCGTGAGCAAGGGGGACGTGCTGATGGTGCACAGTTCCCTCTCGAGCCTCGGACGGGTCGAAGGCGGCGCGGATACCGTGATAGACGCACTCGTCGAGGCCGTCGGGCCGACCGGCACCGTCGCGATGCCTACGCTGTACATACCTTCGATCAGCTCCGGCGAGGTCTTCGACGTCGAGCAGTCGCCCTCGCACATGGGGACGATCACCGAGGTCTTCCGCACGCGGCCGGGGACTGTTCGAAGCGTGCATCCGACGCATCCGATCGCGGCGTCGGGCGCGCGGGCGGATGAGCTGGTCGCCGATCACGCCAAGGCGCCTACCGCGTGCGGGGAGGGCACTCCGTTCAGCAGGCTCATCGAATGGGGCGGCAAGGTTCTCCTGCTCGGAGTTGACCAGGACCGCAACACGCTCCTTCACACGGCGGAGGACTACGCCGACTGTCCATACCTGACCCCGCGGCGCGTCAGTTACCGCGACCCCCGGGACGGCACCGTGAAGGAGATAACCCTCCAGCGGTTCCCCGGCCCGCACCGCGACTTCATCGGCCTCGACCCGCTGTTCCGCGATGCGGGCGTCATGCGCGTCGGTCGGATCGGCAAGGCGGTGTGCAGGCTCATGGACGCCGCCGGCACCGTCCGCGCCGCCGTCGAGGCCCTGAAGGCCGACCCCGCCGCCGTGCTCTGCGAGAACCCCGCCTGCGCCGACTGCGTCCGGCAGAGAGGCGCGGTCCGCCGGAAGGCGCTCGCATCCGAGGAGTTCACTCTGTCCGTGAGGATAGACGAGCCGACCGACTTCGAGGATCTTGCGCGGGAGCTGTGGGGCTTCGGCATAACCGCCGTCGAGATCGGCCCGGAACTGCTCCGGCAGATGATGGGCTATGGGATGGAGCCGTCGCTCAAGGCCGTGCTCGACTCCGGACTCTCGGTGACGGGGGTAGAGGTGACGGGCACCAAGTCCATCCCGGACGCCGTCAGGTTCGCCGCGAGCGTCGGCGCGGGCTCGATCATCAAGGCGGCTCCCAGGGGAGACCTCACCGGGGCGCTGTCGCGGCTCAAGGCCTTCGCCGAGGAGTCCAGCGCCAGGCGCCTGCCGCTTCTGGTCAGGAATGACAGCACGTCAACCGTCAATACCGCCGAGTCCACCCGGGTGCTGAAGGACCTGGGCGTGGGACTCGCGTTCGATCCGGCCGAGTTCGCGGCGGTCGGCCAGCACCCGTTCCTCAATGTCTACTATCACGGCCTGTCGAAGAGCCTGGTCAGGCAGTTGTACGTCAAAGACGGCACGTTCGGCGGAGAGCCGACCGAACCGGGTTACGGCAACGGTGAGGTGAAGGAACTGATCTCGATCCTCCGCTGCCGGGGGTTCGACGGCCCGATGGTGATATGGCCGCGCGGGAGCATCGCCTCATCCTGCCGGGCGTTCTGGGACCTGCTGACGGCGATGTGA
- a CDS encoding DNA-3-methyladenine glycosylase, whose translation MTCADCQPLPREFYLRDTIEAARAILGKVLVRRTPEEIIAGRIVEAEAYTSDDPSCHACRGMTKRNAQMFGPPGHAYVYFTYGMYHCFNAVTAPEGVGEAVLIRAAEPLEGLELMEKNRGTDVLTNLASGPGKLCMAFGLDRLQNGLDLTGSDLTIVDDGFVPGEIVTTTRIGIREAADYPWRFYLAGNAHVSKR comes from the coding sequence ATGACTTGCGCCGACTGTCAGCCGCTCCCCAGGGAGTTCTACCTCCGAGATACCATCGAGGCCGCGCGAGCGATCCTCGGCAAGGTGCTCGTTCGCCGAACGCCCGAGGAGATCATCGCCGGGCGGATCGTCGAGGCCGAGGCGTACACCAGCGACGACCCGTCGTGCCACGCCTGCCGGGGGATGACGAAACGCAACGCCCAGATGTTCGGCCCGCCGGGCCACGCGTACGTCTACTTCACCTACGGGATGTACCACTGCTTCAACGCAGTGACCGCGCCGGAGGGAGTCGGAGAGGCGGTGCTGATCCGCGCCGCCGAGCCGCTGGAAGGCTTAGAGTTGATGGAGAAGAACCGAGGCACGGACGTGTTGACGAACCTTGCCAGCGGACCGGGGAAGCTCTGCATGGCATTCGGCCTCGACCGCCTGCAGAACGGCCTCGACCTCACCGGCAGCGACCTGACGATCGTCGACGACGGCTTCGTCCCGGGCGAGATCGTGACCACGACGCGCATCGGCATCCGGGAGGCGGCCGACTACCCCTGGCGGTTCTATCTCGCGGGAAATGCGCACGTGTCCAAGCGGTAA
- a CDS encoding radical SAM protein, producing the protein MIGITKLYCGTATAGDPLRYGRMSKGMPAHLLQYSQDKKPIVVWNGTRRCNLKCIHCYADSDNKAYPNELSTEEIQAVIRDLGEFGAPVFLFSGGEPLIREDMYENAALCRELGIRPVISTNGTLITERAAERIKETGFGYVGISLDGIGERNDFFRGQKGAFEAAMRGFDNCVAVGQKVGLRLTLTRHNYEQLGAIFDFIEEHKINRACFYHLVYTGRGSEMQKDDLSHEESRKAVDLIIDRTADMNRRGLDVDILTVDNHCDGPYLYMRMLREGNPRADEVLQLLEWNGGNSSGIGIADIDNEGNVHADQFWWHHSFGNVRERPFSEIWTDTSDPLMAGLKDRKHLLTGRCASCKWLDICNGNFRVRAEAVHGDVWSPDPACYLTDQEIT; encoded by the coding sequence ATGATTGGTATCACAAAACTATACTGCGGGACGGCGACGGCCGGTGACCCGCTTCGATATGGACGAATGAGCAAGGGGATGCCCGCGCACCTGCTCCAGTACTCTCAGGACAAGAAGCCGATCGTGGTATGGAACGGCACGCGCCGGTGCAACCTCAAGTGCATCCACTGCTACGCCGACTCCGACAACAAGGCGTATCCCAACGAGCTATCGACCGAGGAGATCCAGGCCGTTATCCGTGACCTGGGCGAGTTCGGCGCGCCGGTGTTTCTCTTCTCGGGCGGCGAGCCCCTGATCCGCGAGGATATGTACGAGAACGCCGCGCTCTGCAGGGAACTCGGCATCCGGCCGGTGATCTCGACGAACGGCACGCTCATCACGGAGAGGGCCGCCGAGCGCATCAAGGAGACCGGCTTCGGCTACGTCGGCATTTCGCTGGATGGGATCGGCGAGCGGAACGACTTCTTCCGCGGGCAGAAGGGCGCGTTCGAGGCGGCGATGCGCGGCTTCGACAACTGCGTCGCCGTCGGGCAGAAGGTCGGTCTGCGGCTGACCCTCACGCGTCACAACTACGAGCAGCTCGGCGCGATCTTCGACTTCATCGAGGAGCACAAGATCAACCGCGCGTGCTTCTACCACCTCGTCTACACCGGTCGGGGCAGCGAGATGCAGAAGGACGACCTCTCGCACGAGGAGTCCCGAAAGGCCGTCGATCTGATCATCGACCGCACGGCTGATATGAACCGGCGCGGGCTCGATGTCGACATTCTCACGGTCGACAACCACTGCGACGGGCCGTACCTCTACATGCGCATGCTCCGAGAGGGCAATCCGCGCGCGGACGAAGTGCTTCAACTCCTCGAGTGGAACGGCGGGAACAGCTCGGGGATCGGGATCGCTGATATCGACAACGAGGGCAACGTCCACGCCGACCAGTTCTGGTGGCATCACTCGTTCGGCAACGTCCGGGAGCGCCCGTTCAGCGAGATCTGGACCGACACTTCCGATCCGCTGATGGCCGGCCTGAAGGACCGCAAGCATCTCCTCACGGGCCGATGCGCCTCCTGCAAGTGGCTCGATATCTGCAACGGGAACTTCCGCGTCCGGGCCGAAGCCGTCCACGGCGACGTCTGGTCTCCCGATCCGGCGTGTTATCTGACCGATCAGGAAATCACCTGA
- the recO gene encoding DNA repair protein RecO, with translation MNSELPTMRSYTANVIVLRRISFGETDRIVTLLARERGKLSAIAKGARKPISRLAGPTELMTYSRMHLATGRNLDIITQVDVRESFPRIRSDLQKVAHATYLLELVDRMTEEREPSSDLFDTLLSSLYLLERPNDPETIARMFELQFMALLGYEPVLDKCVRCQGAIPAEEPHFSPSLGGVACRECGPLPEDAIQVAPETIETMRRLITAEAPEIERMEIGPDEMDQITRAMRWFIRFHCDRDIKSAEFLEAIRGE, from the coding sequence TTGAACTCTGAACTCCCCACCATGCGCTCATACACCGCCAACGTCATAGTCCTGCGACGGATCAGCTTCGGCGAAACCGACCGGATCGTCACGCTCCTCGCGCGCGAGCGCGGCAAGCTCTCCGCGATCGCCAAGGGCGCGCGCAAGCCGATCAGCCGCCTCGCGGGCCCGACCGAGCTGATGACCTACAGCCGAATGCATCTCGCGACCGGCCGCAACCTTGACATCATCACCCAGGTGGACGTGAGGGAGTCGTTTCCCCGAATCCGCTCGGACCTCCAGAAGGTCGCCCACGCTACGTATCTGCTGGAACTCGTTGACCGAATGACCGAGGAGCGCGAGCCGAGCAGCGACCTGTTCGACACCCTGCTGTCTTCGCTCTACCTGCTGGAGAGGCCGAACGACCCGGAGACGATCGCGCGGATGTTCGAGCTTCAGTTCATGGCGCTGCTGGGCTACGAACCGGTATTGGACAAGTGCGTGCGGTGCCAGGGGGCGATTCCGGCGGAGGAACCGCACTTCAGCCCGTCGCTAGGGGGCGTCGCCTGCCGGGAGTGCGGGCCGCTGCCGGAAGATGCGATACAGGTCGCGCCCGAGACCATCGAGACGATGCGCCGGCTTATCACCGCCGAGGCGCCGGAGATCGAGCGCATGGAGATCGGGCCGGACGAGATGGATCAGATCACCCGCGCCATGCGGTGGTTCATCCGCTTCCACTGCGACCGCGACATCAAGAGCGCGGAGTTCCTGGAAGCGATACGAGGGGAGTAG
- the trpA gene encoding tryptophan synthase subunit alpha: protein MTRVERRFAELKAAGEGGLICFVTAGDPDLETTLGVVLELDRAGADIVEIGIPFSDPIADGPCIQEASMRALRHGVNVSSVLELVRSIRTISEVPITLMTYYNPIRQYGLVSFARDAADAGADAAIITDLTPEESGAWKSAADSHGINTVFLLAPTSTNSRIESVARLVSGFVYCVSRTGVTGAQGRLAEGIGGLVERIRRHTPLPVAVGFGISKPEHVAEVCSHADAAVVGSALVNLIANSARKDDLQAEVGRFVSALKDATRGGR from the coding sequence ATGACCCGCGTCGAGAGGCGTTTCGCCGAACTGAAGGCGGCCGGCGAGGGCGGGCTGATCTGCTTCGTGACCGCCGGCGACCCCGACCTGGAGACGACTCTCGGCGTCGTGCTCGAACTCGACCGGGCGGGAGCGGATATCGTCGAGATCGGGATTCCGTTCAGCGACCCGATCGCGGACGGGCCGTGCATCCAGGAGGCGTCCATGCGCGCGCTCAGGCATGGGGTCAACGTTTCTTCGGTACTGGAACTGGTTCGTTCGATTCGGACGATATCGGAAGTGCCGATTACTCTAATGACATACTACAATCCCATCCGACAATATGGATTGGTGAGTTTCGCCCGCGACGCGGCCGATGCGGGAGCCGATGCCGCGATCATCACGGACCTCACGCCGGAGGAGTCGGGCGCGTGGAAGTCCGCGGCGGACTCGCATGGAATCAATACGGTGTTCCTGCTCGCGCCTACGAGCACGAATTCCCGGATCGAAAGTGTTGCCAGGCTCGTCTCTGGATTTGTATACTGTGTATCCAGGACCGGAGTTACGGGCGCGCAGGGCCGGCTCGCGGAAGGAATAGGGGGACTGGTCGAGAGGATCAGGAGGCACACCCCTCTGCCGGTCGCAGTCGGCTTCGGAATATCGAAGCCGGAGCACGTCGCCGAGGTCTGCTCCCATGCGGATGCGGCGGTCGTCGGGAGCGCGCTGGTCAACCTGATTGCGAACAGCGCACGCAAGGATGATCTGCAGGCGGAGGTGGGCCGGTTCGTGTCCGCGCTGAAGGATGCGACGCGCGGCGGGAGGTAA
- a CDS encoding cyclase family protein, which translates to MPRTLDITGPIYEGMWTYGLPYAPFRMEEVPPVDWVAYPTYSWNISMSVQTGTYLETGAHMFPGMRTIDRLAPEDLFLAARVMTLSPKRPGEMITGEEIGALADDIPEGAAVLICAGWGANWESPGFLADSPRFSADAMDRILSLRPALVGADLPRWDSLEHPQGFFERFFRQDVLLLAPLVNLERWGSRAGRLIVFPLPIRGACASPARAVLVST; encoded by the coding sequence TTGCCCCGCACACTGGACATCACCGGCCCGATCTACGAAGGGATGTGGACCTACGGCCTTCCGTACGCGCCGTTCCGCATGGAAGAAGTCCCGCCTGTTGACTGGGTCGCGTACCCGACTTACTCCTGGAACATCTCCATGAGCGTTCAGACAGGCACGTATCTCGAGACCGGCGCGCACATGTTCCCGGGGATGCGGACGATTGACCGGTTGGCCCCGGAGGACCTGTTTCTCGCCGCGCGTGTCATGACCTTGAGCCCGAAACGCCCGGGTGAGATGATCACGGGCGAGGAGATCGGCGCGCTCGCGGACGACATCCCCGAGGGCGCGGCCGTCCTGATCTGCGCCGGCTGGGGAGCGAACTGGGAGAGCCCGGGGTTTCTCGCCGACTCGCCCCGGTTCTCCGCCGACGCGATGGACCGCATCCTGTCGCTCAGGCCGGCGCTCGTGGGGGCGGACCTGCCGAGGTGGGACAGCCTGGAGCATCCGCAGGGCTTCTTCGAGCGGTTCTTCCGGCAGGACGTGCTCCTGCTGGCCCCGCTGGTGAACCTGGAGCGGTGGGGGTCGCGCGCCGGGAGGCTCATCGTGTTCCCGCTGCCGATCCGGGGTGCGTGCGCCTCACCGGCGAGGGCGGTGCTCGTGAGCACATGA
- a CDS encoding SpoIIE family protein phosphatase, with the protein MAEYPTSPNCILDMGEDEFRVIAERTLGGLPHAVIIVACPDYRVIFLNGASREVLRGSGIADPDEVLGGRPWDALPGWRDAFRSAYDHVNSTGEVSRFRDIRFHWGSETTYWDISLVPHKNSGGRVAAISTVAMNVTERRHSERLSGVLNDINIAINSTPDTEEVLREVVHQAMNVLSTEAAAVTLRDGDGWAAKYLDGFPGEPDGGSFSDEQSLVLSTVLESSDVVVMEEVTGSSGLASAHGVCPRSVIAMPLIKVGEVAGVLAFYSLSKPLTFSEAQVDFARKLSASVSLAMQNMEAAREAERRAQEAEAGRRTLEALMQFAPEGITISDAPDGIIRMMSIYGQQLMGSTSDAPVGVPDKVRLDEWDIYCADGVTRPDYSQLPSARAIRDGEVVTDEEWVVVGEDGRRIPLLVNAGPIRDADGEIIGSIAVWRDITSLKQTQMKLEEAYRRERHFAEVLQQALAPKTPSVGAGYAVAARYLPAYSEANLGGDFYDVFTTESGRLGVVIGDVSGKGVEAAAMAAAARSTVRAFAYEMSDVGEVLAHANSVLYPQQQWSSFITLLLAVIDPPTGRVEYASAGHPPPAIRRASGRIEFLGIGSPPFGLSSDMAFDSHHGCLNPGDRIVFYTDGISEARHDAVFFGTEGVAESLRRHGHLTPDGALDALIAEVDSFARGRMRDDAAVVMIARAKD; encoded by the coding sequence ATGGCCGAGTATCCGACAAGCCCGAACTGCATACTCGACATGGGCGAGGATGAGTTTCGCGTGATCGCCGAGCGGACGCTCGGCGGGCTTCCGCACGCCGTCATCATCGTCGCCTGCCCCGACTACCGCGTCATCTTCCTGAACGGCGCCTCGCGGGAGGTGCTTCGCGGGTCCGGCATCGCCGATCCCGACGAGGTGCTGGGCGGCCGCCCCTGGGACGCCCTTCCCGGCTGGCGCGACGCCTTCCGTTCGGCCTACGATCACGTCAACTCCACGGGCGAGGTCAGCCGCTTCCGCGACATCAGGTTCCACTGGGGCAGCGAGACCACCTACTGGGACATCTCGCTCGTCCCGCACAAGAACTCAGGCGGCCGGGTGGCGGCGATATCCACCGTTGCGATGAACGTCACCGAGCGCAGGCACTCCGAGAGGCTTAGCGGCGTCCTCAACGATATCAACATCGCGATCAACTCGACCCCCGACACGGAGGAGGTCCTGCGGGAGGTGGTGCACCAGGCGATGAACGTCCTCTCGACCGAGGCCGCCGCGGTGACCCTGCGCGACGGCGACGGGTGGGCCGCGAAGTACCTCGACGGATTCCCCGGCGAACCGGACGGCGGCAGTTTCTCCGACGAGCAGTCGCTCGTGCTGTCCACGGTCCTGGAGTCCAGCGACGTGGTGGTCATGGAGGAGGTGACCGGGTCCTCGGGGCTCGCCTCGGCGCACGGCGTCTGCCCCCGGTCGGTCATAGCCATGCCGCTCATCAAGGTCGGCGAGGTCGCCGGAGTCCTGGCGTTCTACAGCCTCTCGAAGCCCCTGACCTTCTCCGAGGCGCAGGTGGACTTCGCGCGCAAGCTGTCGGCGTCGGTGTCGCTGGCGATGCAGAACATGGAGGCCGCCCGCGAGGCCGAGCGGCGGGCGCAGGAGGCAGAGGCGGGCAGGCGCACCCTGGAAGCGCTCATGCAGTTCGCGCCGGAGGGGATCACCATCTCGGACGCGCCCGACGGGATCATCCGCATGATGAGCATCTACGGCCAGCAGTTGATGGGCAGCACCTCCGATGCGCCGGTCGGAGTTCCGGACAAGGTCCGCCTGGACGAGTGGGATATCTACTGCGCGGACGGAGTCACGAGACCCGATTATTCGCAACTGCCGTCGGCACGCGCGATCCGAGACGGAGAGGTGGTCACGGACGAGGAGTGGGTGGTAGTCGGAGAGGACGGGCGGCGCATCCCGCTGCTCGTGAACGCCGGACCGATCCGGGACGCGGACGGAGAGATCATCGGCTCGATAGCTGTGTGGCGCGACATCACCTCGCTGAAGCAGACTCAGATGAAACTCGAGGAGGCCTACCGCAGGGAGCGGCATTTCGCGGAGGTTCTTCAACAGGCCCTCGCACCGAAGACCCCGTCGGTAGGAGCGGGTTACGCCGTAGCGGCGAGATATCTGCCCGCGTACTCGGAGGCGAACCTCGGCGGCGACTTCTACGACGTGTTCACCACGGAGTCCGGGCGGCTCGGCGTGGTGATCGGCGACGTCTCGGGCAAGGGCGTGGAGGCGGCGGCGATGGCGGCGGCGGCCCGAAGCACCGTGAGGGCCTTCGCGTACGAGATGTCCGACGTGGGCGAGGTGCTGGCACACGCGAACTCGGTGCTCTACCCTCAACAGCAGTGGTCGTCGTTCATCACCCTGCTCCTCGCGGTCATTGACCCGCCGACCGGACGCGTCGAGTACGCGAGCGCGGGCCATCCTCCCCCGGCGATCCGTAGGGCGAGCGGGCGGATCGAGTTCCTCGGCATAGGGTCTCCGCCGTTCGGGCTGTCGTCCGACATGGCCTTTGACAGCCACCACGGTTGTCTGAATCCCGGCGACAGGATAGTCTTCTACACCGACGGCATATCCGAAGCGCGCCACGACGCGGTCTTCTTCGGAACGGAGGGAGTGGCGGAGAGCCTCAGGAGGCACGGCCACCTCACCCCGGACGGAGCGCTCGACGCGCTGATCGCCGAGGTTGACTCGTTCGCGCGAGGCCGCATGAGGGACGACGCCGCCGTGGTGATGATCGCCCGCGCGAAGGACTGA